A single Methanocella sp. DNA region contains:
- the lonB gene encoding ATP-dependent protease LonB, protein MSEEIINEKQDDLCGGLEFSSTSEIEVPTKLIDQVIGQEHAVEVIKKAANQRRHVMMIGTPGTGKSMLAKAMAELLPKEELQDVLIYHNPEDGNNPKVRVVPAGKGKQIVNAHKMEAQKSSQLRNLIIVFAMLGILVFAFVYMHDQFMWAIIAVLLLLLLLRYVTPKETVITPKLLVSNQGKTTAPFIDATGAHAGALLGDVRHDPFQSGGLETPAHDRVEAGAIHKSNKGVLFIDEINTLRMESQQQLLTALQEKKFPITGQSERSSGAMVKTDPVPCDFIMVLAGNLDAKEGMHPALRSRIKGYGYELYMTDSMEDTLENRRKLVRFVAQEVIRDGKIPHFDHGAVEEVIREARRRAGRKGHLTLKLRDLGGLVRVSGDIARAEGVTLATADHVLKAKKISRSVEQQLADTYLDQRKDYRLFKAAGEEVGRVNGLAVIGGDSGIVLPIVAEVTPAISKSEGHVYATGKLKSIAKESVQNVSAIIKKFTGYDISSMDVHIQFVGAYEGVEGDSASVSIATAVISALSQIPIDQTVAMTGSLSVRGEVLPIGGVTYKIEAAALAGIKTVLIPKSNMGDVLIEEVYKDKIKIVPVSNISEVLEYSLVGKMKESFLDKIRNFSMDKMGIGIFDKALPH, encoded by the coding sequence AAAAACAGGACGACCTGTGCGGCGGCCTCGAGTTCAGCTCGACCAGCGAGATAGAGGTCCCCACCAAGCTGATCGACCAGGTGATCGGCCAGGAGCACGCGGTCGAGGTCATCAAAAAGGCCGCGAACCAGCGCCGCCACGTCATGATGATCGGCACGCCGGGCACGGGCAAGTCGATGCTCGCCAAGGCCATGGCCGAGCTGCTCCCCAAGGAGGAGCTCCAGGACGTTCTCATCTACCATAACCCCGAGGACGGTAACAACCCCAAGGTGCGTGTCGTCCCCGCTGGAAAGGGCAAGCAGATCGTCAACGCCCACAAGATGGAGGCCCAGAAGAGCTCCCAGCTGCGCAACCTCATCATCGTCTTCGCCATGCTGGGCATACTGGTCTTCGCCTTCGTCTACATGCACGACCAGTTCATGTGGGCCATCATCGCCGTATTACTCTTACTCTTACTCTTACGCTACGTCACCCCGAAGGAGACGGTCATCACACCGAAGCTCCTCGTATCAAATCAAGGCAAGACGACAGCGCCGTTCATCGACGCCACGGGCGCCCACGCGGGCGCGCTTTTAGGCGATGTGCGGCATGACCCGTTCCAGTCCGGCGGGCTGGAGACCCCGGCGCACGACCGCGTCGAGGCCGGAGCCATCCATAAGTCAAACAAGGGCGTACTGTTCATCGATGAAATAAACACGCTCCGCATGGAGAGCCAGCAGCAGCTGTTGACTGCCCTGCAGGAGAAGAAGTTCCCGATCACCGGCCAGTCCGAGCGCTCCTCGGGCGCCATGGTCAAGACCGACCCGGTACCGTGCGACTTTATCATGGTCCTGGCGGGCAACCTGGACGCGAAGGAAGGCATGCATCCCGCGCTGAGGAGCCGCATCAAGGGCTACGGCTACGAACTATACATGACCGACTCCATGGAGGACACCCTGGAGAACCGCCGCAAGCTCGTGCGCTTCGTGGCCCAGGAGGTCATCCGGGACGGCAAGATCCCGCACTTCGACCACGGCGCCGTGGAAGAGGTCATCCGCGAGGCGAGGCGCAGGGCGGGCCGCAAGGGCCACCTGACCTTAAAATTAAGGGACCTCGGCGGCCTCGTGCGCGTCTCGGGCGACATCGCCCGGGCCGAGGGCGTCACCCTGGCGACCGCGGACCACGTGCTAAAGGCAAAAAAGATCTCCCGCTCCGTCGAGCAGCAGCTCGCCGACACCTACCTCGACCAGAGGAAGGACTACCGCCTGTTCAAGGCGGCCGGCGAGGAGGTCGGGCGGGTCAATGGCTTAGCCGTCATCGGCGGCGACTCGGGCATCGTGCTGCCCATCGTGGCGGAGGTGACCCCGGCCATATCCAAGTCGGAAGGCCACGTCTACGCGACCGGCAAGCTCAAGTCCATCGCAAAGGAATCGGTCCAGAACGTGAGCGCGATCATTAAGAAATTCACCGGCTACGACATCTCGAGCATGGACGTCCACATCCAGTTCGTGGGCGCCTACGAGGGCGTCGAGGGCGATAGCGCCTCCGTCTCGATAGCTACGGCGGTCATATCGGCGCTGTCCCAGATACCCATCGACCAGACCGTGGCCATGACCGGGTCGCTCTCGGTGAGGGGCGAGGTGCTCCCCATCGGCGGCGTCACCTACAAGATCGAGGCGGCCGCGCTGGCGGGCATCAAGACCGTGCTCATACCGAAGTCCAACATGGGCGACGTGCTCATCGAGGAAGTCTACAAGGATAAGATCAAGATCGTGCCCGTGTCCAACATCAGCGAGGTGCTGGAGTACTCCCTCGTGGGCAAGATGAAGGAGTCCTTCCTGGACAAGATCCGGAACTTCAGCATGGACAAGATGGGCATCGGCATCTTCGATAAGGCCCTGCCCCACTGA